The sequence CCCAAGGATATAAGAACACGGTCTCAACATCAAAGACCACGAACACCAGCGCAAACATATAGTAGCGAATATTGAACTGAATCCAGGCTCCACCAATGGGTTCCATACCCGATTCATAAGTAGTAACCCGTTCGGGGCTGCGACCGCTCGGTCGCAAAAGTTTAGAAGCAGACAAAGCTAGTGCAGGTACCAAGCTGCACACTATCAAGAAGCCTAGAAGGTATTCGTAACCGCTTAGGACAAACACAATAAATACAAATCCGTTATTGAGCTAATTTTCGTAATTTTCTTTTACATTCTTACACTACATTATATCGATTTGACGGTTCTGGAACCTAGAAAACAGACCCACTAAAAGATTTGATTACAATTGCTCTAGCTGTGGAGAGGTTGTCAAGAAAACGCTATCTACTCGAACTCATGGCTGTAAATGTGGGTGCGTGTTAGATAAAGACGAAAATGCAGCTATAAATATTTTGCATCGCGGACTTAGTACGGTAGGGCATACCGGAACTACTGCACTTTGTGCAGAAAACGCTTGGGGAGATGAAACCTCTACTTAGCTTGGTGAGCTACTTGCGGTGGTGAGGTAGTGTGGTCTTGGGGGTTTCCCCCATGAACAACTACCGAAAGGGTTCCCCGGCATAAGCAAAGTAGCGAACCCGAAGGGTGAAAACCTGGCTGAGCAAGTATTGTCACGGAAGCAAGAATCCTCGATCTAAAGGTACGAGGAGTGTCAATTTTCGCTTTTCATAGAAATACCCGCCAATTATGTCATAATTTTTAACGTATATTTAAGCTTTGCCCCCAATGGCATTATGAGCGAACAAAGCGAACAAGTTGTTGAAACTACTGAGTTAGATCGTTATGAGTGTCGTGCCTGCGGTTACGTCTACGAACCGGAAAAAGGAGACGATAGTCATAATATTCCCGCAAATACTGCTTTTGCAGAATTACCTATAACCTGGCGCTGTCCGGTTTGTACTGCGAAAAAGAAGGCATTTGAAAACGTCGGACCTGCCGGTACTGCTTCCGGCTTTTCGGAAAATCTTGGCTATGGACTTGGCGTTAATAAACTAACACCAGGCCAAAAAAATATCTTGATTTTCGGAGCTTTGGCTCTTGGTTTCTTGTTTTTTATCAGCCTATATGGCTTAAAGTAAAAAGCTAAATTGGTAAATCTGGATACATAATTATCTTGCAAGCTACCGAGGCTTTCAATACGTAAATTAAGAAAATTAATCAAAAGTAAACTGATACAAATGTTGCCAATTATGAAAATTGGAAGACGAATAATAGCACTGTTGGCGATCGCTCTAATGTGTTTCGGTTGCAGTAGCGTTCCTTCCATGAGTTATAACCCCTGGGAGGTAATTTCCTTACCTACTGACTCTAAACTGTTTGATATTGCTTTTACTGATGACCCCAATCATGGTTTCATTGTTGGCAATAAAGCGACCCTTCTAGAAACAAAAGATGCTGGTGAAACCTGGAATCCAATTGTTTTGCAAGTAGGTGATGAAAACTACCGTTTCAATGCAATTGATTTTCATGGAAACGAAGGATG comes from Rivularia sp. PCC 7116 and encodes:
- the ndhC gene encoding photosynthetic/respiratory NAD(P)H-quinone oxidoreductase subunit C encodes the protein MFVLSGYEYLLGFLIVCSLVPALALSASKLLRPSGRSPERVTTYESGMEPIGGAWIQFNIRYYMFALVFVVFDVETVFLYPWAVAFHRLGLLAFIEALVFIGILVVALVYAWRKGALEWS
- a CDS encoding rubredoxin, whose amino-acid sequence is MSEQSEQVVETTELDRYECRACGYVYEPEKGDDSHNIPANTAFAELPITWRCPVCTAKKKAFENVGPAGTASGFSENLGYGLGVNKLTPGQKNILIFGALALGFLFFISLYGLK